The proteins below come from a single Pseudanabaena sp. BC1403 genomic window:
- a CDS encoding cobyrinate a,c-diamide synthase, with product MAIIIAGERSGVGKTTVTLALLAAMKARSRSAESPVQSFKVGPDYIDPMFHSYITGLPCRNLDPVLTSESYVKSCFAKHSQNAEYALIEGVMGLFDGATGKDDTASTAHVARLLNVPVVLILNCASTSRSIAAIAHGYRTFDPRIHIAGVVLNRVGSDRHLELLTQALEPLNLPILGVLRRQDDISIPDRHLGLVPTAEMSDLDGIIERLAYLGETCFDWEKLLPLLGSPPPPALFSIGREEEEILRSRGEGLRIAIAQDKAFSFYYADNLDLFREMGAELIHWSPIRDRTLPENIQGLYFGGGFPEVFASELAENKTARESVHNAIKSGIPTYAECGGLMYLCDRIVDFQDQSFPMVNIFPTAAKMGKRLTLGYRQAIALQDSPLMKKGDRIWGHEFHRSSLTEICNQPLYSLQGYDSHLQYASEGWQKYQVHAAYTHLHFGAQTHLLDSFLSRCRHSC from the coding sequence ATGGCAATTATTATCGCGGGTGAACGTAGCGGTGTAGGCAAAACCACAGTAACTTTGGCACTATTAGCCGCAATGAAAGCGCGATCGCGATCCGCTGAATCTCCAGTGCAATCTTTTAAAGTGGGCCCTGATTACATCGATCCCATGTTCCATTCCTACATCACAGGGCTACCTTGTCGCAATCTCGATCCTGTTTTAACTTCCGAATCCTATGTAAAGTCCTGTTTTGCGAAACATAGTCAGAATGCTGAATATGCGCTCATTGAAGGAGTAATGGGGCTATTCGATGGTGCGACTGGCAAAGATGATACTGCTAGCACTGCTCACGTTGCGCGATTGCTAAATGTTCCCGTGGTCTTGATTCTCAACTGTGCTAGTACTTCTAGATCTATTGCCGCGATCGCACATGGATATCGCACCTTTGATCCTCGTATTCACATTGCAGGAGTTGTGCTTAATCGCGTTGGTAGCGATCGCCATTTAGAATTATTGACTCAAGCTCTAGAGCCATTGAATTTACCAATTCTAGGAGTTCTCCGCCGCCAAGATGATATCTCAATTCCCGATCGCCATTTAGGGCTAGTTCCCACTGCGGAAATGTCCGATCTCGATGGAATTATTGAGCGCTTGGCATATTTAGGCGAGACTTGTTTTGATTGGGAAAAGTTATTGCCATTGCTTGGAAGTCCTCCCCCACCAGCACTTTTTTCGATTGGGAGAGAGGAAGAAGAAATATTGCGGTCTAGGGGGGAGGGGCTTCGCATCGCGATCGCACAAGATAAAGCCTTCAGTTTTTACTATGCCGATAATCTTGATCTATTTCGAGAAATGGGTGCTGAATTAATTCATTGGAGTCCAATTAGAGATCGCACTTTACCTGAAAATATCCAAGGCTTATATTTTGGCGGCGGCTTTCCTGAAGTATTTGCAAGTGAATTAGCCGAAAATAAAACCGCTAGAGAATCCGTTCACAATGCCATCAAATCAGGCATTCCCACCTATGCTGAATGTGGTGGCTTGATGTATCTATGCGATCGCATTGTTGATTTTCAGGATCAATCATTCCCAATGGTGAATATTTTCCCGACGGCAGCAAAAATGGGAAAGCGCCTAACTCTCGGATATCGTCAAGCGATCGCTTTGCAGGATAGTCCGCTCATGAAAAAAGGCGATCGGATTTGGGGACATGAATTTCATCGCTCATCTTTAACCGAAATCTGCAATCAGCCCTTGTATTCTCTACAAGGCTACGACTCACACTTACAGTATGCATCCGAAGGCTGGCAAAAATATCAAGTTCACGCTGCCTATACCCATCTGCACTTTGGTGCACAAACTCATTTGCTAGATAGTTTTTTGTCCAGATGCCGTCATTCTTGCTAG